The following are encoded in a window of Streptomyces sp. SAT1 genomic DNA:
- a CDS encoding pilus assembly protein TadG-related protein produces the protein MTHRRRYGDAGQAFPIYITVVAGLLFLALVYFAVGQATVNRSGAQTAADAAALAAAQDTRDQLAGEWVAAVLDPNEWQDILTGHGREVRSSCWRAAELAAQNDAHLLDGACRQRLLGYTVRVETNNPMGESVVPLTSTKHSKASATAVIEPRCDIGPPAADAGSDPLPVLTCHGKQWDLDPKNPADLPEPQDLFDVHLADRPANDE, from the coding sequence TTGACACACCGCCGCCGGTACGGCGACGCGGGACAGGCCTTCCCCATCTACATCACGGTGGTGGCGGGCCTGCTCTTCCTCGCGTTGGTGTACTTCGCGGTCGGCCAGGCGACGGTGAACCGCAGCGGCGCCCAGACGGCGGCGGACGCCGCTGCGCTCGCGGCGGCCCAGGACACCAGGGACCAACTCGCGGGTGAATGGGTGGCGGCGGTCCTCGACCCGAACGAGTGGCAGGACATCCTCACCGGTCACGGCAGGGAGGTCCGCTCCTCGTGCTGGCGGGCCGCCGAACTCGCCGCTCAGAACGACGCGCATCTCTTGGACGGTGCCTGTCGGCAGCGTCTCCTGGGCTACACAGTCAGGGTCGAGACCAACAATCCCATGGGAGAGTCCGTCGTCCCCCTGACGAGTACCAAGCACTCCAAAGCGTCCGCCACGGCCGTGATCGAGCCGCGCTGCGACATCGGTCCACCGGCAGCGGATGCCGGGTCCGATCCGTTGCCGGTGCTCACGTGCCACGGCAAGCAGTGGGACCTGGACCCGAAGAACCCCGCGGACCTCCCCGAGCCCCAGGATCTCTTCGACGTCCACCTGGCCGACCGACCTGCGAACGACGAGTGA
- a CDS encoding OmpA family protein codes for MTHTPTRTPPRRGPLVLTAAAALLLTAQLYGAAAVRADGTDPSVPPGTEASASPPVRVDPNDPDLKLPEGATLAAPKVLDIKSVVEDQGGEERREDTNTDVTFALQAEVLFAKDSAKLSDQARSRIDAIAQEIKRQHAPQVRVFGFTDNLGTHEHGVVLSKQRANAVQDVLSQELNDPNVTFDVRGYAEDYPIADNSTEDGRKKNRRVEVTFPRTQS; via the coding sequence ATGACCCACACCCCCACCCGCACCCCGCCCCGCCGCGGCCCCCTCGTCCTCACCGCCGCGGCCGCCCTCCTGCTCACCGCGCAGCTCTACGGCGCGGCGGCGGTCCGTGCGGACGGTACGGACCCGAGCGTCCCGCCGGGCACCGAGGCGTCCGCGTCGCCGCCCGTCCGGGTCGACCCGAACGACCCGGACCTCAAGCTCCCGGAGGGCGCCACCCTCGCCGCGCCCAAGGTGCTGGACATCAAGTCGGTGGTCGAGGACCAGGGCGGTGAGGAGCGCCGCGAGGACACCAACACCGACGTGACGTTCGCGCTCCAGGCGGAGGTGCTGTTCGCCAAGGACAGCGCGAAACTGAGCGACCAGGCCCGCTCCCGTATCGACGCCATCGCGCAGGAGATCAAGAGGCAGCACGCCCCCCAGGTCCGTGTCTTCGGCTTCACCGACAACCTCGGCACCCACGAACACGGCGTCGTCCTGTCCAAACAGCGCGCCAACGCCGTCCAGGACGTCCTCTCCCAGGAGCTGAACGACCCGAACGTCACCTTCGACGTACGCGGCTACGCGGAGGACTACCCCATCGCGGACAACTCCACGGAGGACGGCCGCAAGAAGAACCGCCGGGTGGAGGTCACCTTCCCCCGCACCCAGAGCTGA
- a CDS encoding DUF192 domain-containing protein — MGARWRDGRGSLLVHGDVNKVGEVGKAGEVVDGVVVPLELATSYRARTKGLLGRDRVDGALLLSPAGSVHTFGMRVPIDVAYLDRRLRVLAVVTMRPGRLGLPRLRSRHVLEAAAGAMAGWGLRAGVRVEVRV; from the coding sequence ATGGGGGCGCGATGGCGGGACGGGCGGGGCAGCCTGCTGGTGCACGGGGACGTGAACAAGGTGGGCGAGGTGGGCAAGGCGGGCGAGGTCGTGGACGGGGTCGTGGTGCCCCTTGAGCTGGCCACGTCCTACCGCGCCCGGACGAAGGGGCTGCTCGGCCGGGACCGGGTGGACGGTGCGCTGCTGCTCTCGCCCGCGGGCAGCGTCCACACCTTCGGCATGCGCGTCCCGATCGACGTCGCCTACCTCGACCGCCGGCTGCGCGTCCTCGCCGTCGTCACGATGCGTCCGGGCCGCCTGGGCCTGCCCCGCCTCCGCTCCCGGCACGTCCTGGAGGCGGCGGCGGGGGCGATGGCGGGGTGGGGGCTGCGGGCGGGGGTCCGGGTGGAGGTGCGGGTGTAA
- a CDS encoding prepilin peptidase, producing the protein MRVLLIVVAVLWGAGAGLLVPRAAHRLSVEAGAPWRAECPGGHPFGGALGGWVGRARCAAATGPCGGYGPSTPAVATVTALVCAALAAATGPRPEAGVWLLAAPVGVLLALVDHGVRRLPDVLTLPLAAGSAVLLGLAALLPAAAGSWPGALLGALALGAAYFVLFLVNPSGMGFGDVKLALSLGASLGWYGWPVLITGGFAGLFYGAVYGLGLVLLRRAGRGATMPLGPFMLAGACTGILLGAAAA; encoded by the coding sequence GTGCGCGTACTCCTGATCGTCGTCGCCGTCCTGTGGGGCGCGGGTGCCGGGCTGCTGGTGCCCCGCGCCGCGCACCGGCTGTCGGTGGAGGCCGGTGCGCCGTGGCGGGCGGAGTGTCCCGGCGGGCATCCGTTCGGCGGGGCGCTGGGCGGCTGGGTGGGGCGGGCGCGCTGCGCCGCCGCCACCGGGCCCTGCGGGGGGTACGGGCCGAGCACCCCGGCCGTCGCGACCGTCACCGCGCTCGTCTGCGCCGCGCTCGCCGCTGCCACCGGGCCCCGCCCGGAGGCGGGGGTCTGGCTGCTGGCCGCGCCGGTCGGCGTCCTGCTCGCGCTCGTCGACCACGGGGTGCGGCGGCTCCCGGACGTCCTCACCCTGCCGCTCGCCGCCGGAAGCGCGGTGCTGCTGGGCCTGGCCGCGCTGCTGCCCGCCGCCGCCGGATCCTGGCCGGGCGCCCTGCTGGGCGCGCTCGCCCTGGGCGCCGCCTACTTCGTCCTCTTCCTCGTCAACCCCTCCGGAATGGGCTTCGGCGACGTCAAACTGGCGCTGTCGCTGGGGGCGTCGCTCGGCTGGTACGGCTGGCCGGTGCTGATCACGGGCGGCTTCGCCGGGCTGTTCTACGGCGCCGTGTACGGTCTCGGCCTCGTGCTGCTGCGCCGGGCCGGGCGCGGGGCGACGATGCCGCTGGGTCCGTTCATGCTCGCCGGGGCGTGCACAGGCATCCTCCTGGGAGCCGCCGCGGCCTGA
- a CDS encoding LLM class flavin-dependent oxidoreductase, whose protein sequence is MTVLGAVFRPQLPPERLRSMARLADDAGIEELWLWEDCFLEGGISTAAAALAWTERVRVGVGLLPVPLRNVAVAAMEAATLHRLFPGRALIGVGHGVQDWMEQAGARAESPMTLLREYVDALRGLLGGERLTTQGRYVRLTDVALDWPPPPGSEVPVLAGATGPRTLRLSGEVADGTILTVATSPEGVRRARRLIDEGREAAGRTGPHRVVVNLLTTTGPDALRRLRTELANEGVDTVPDLGVAGDAQAVAKAVRALADAGADTVVLQPTADEPDPEGFLRFTAEQVRPLVP, encoded by the coding sequence ATGACCGTTCTCGGCGCTGTCTTCCGTCCCCAACTTCCCCCCGAGCGACTGCGGTCGATGGCCCGTCTCGCCGACGACGCGGGTATCGAGGAGCTGTGGCTGTGGGAGGACTGCTTCCTGGAGGGCGGCATCTCCACGGCCGCCGCCGCGCTCGCCTGGACCGAGCGGGTCCGGGTCGGCGTCGGCCTGCTCCCCGTGCCGCTGCGCAATGTGGCCGTGGCCGCGATGGAGGCGGCCACGCTGCACCGGCTCTTCCCGGGCCGCGCGCTCATCGGGGTGGGGCACGGCGTGCAGGACTGGATGGAGCAGGCCGGGGCGCGGGCCGAGTCCCCGATGACCCTGCTGCGGGAGTACGTGGACGCGCTGCGCGGCCTGCTGGGCGGCGAGCGGCTCACCACACAGGGCCGGTACGTCCGGCTGACCGACGTGGCCCTGGACTGGCCCCCGCCGCCGGGCAGCGAGGTCCCGGTCCTCGCCGGTGCCACCGGGCCGCGCACGCTGCGGCTGTCCGGCGAGGTCGCCGACGGCACGATCCTCACCGTCGCCACCTCACCGGAGGGCGTCCGCCGGGCCCGCCGGCTCATCGACGAGGGGCGCGAGGCGGCGGGCCGCACCGGGCCGCACCGCGTCGTCGTCAACCTCCTCACCACCACCGGCCCGGACGCCCTGCGCCGCCTGCGCACCGAACTGGCCAACGAAGGCGTGGACACCGTGCCCGACCTGGGGGTGGCCGGTGACGCGCAGGCCGTGGCGAAGGCCGTCCGCGCCCTCGCCGACGCCGGTGCGGACACGGTGGTCCTCCAGCCCACGGCCGACGAACCGGACCCCGAGGGCTTCCTCCGCTTCACCGCCGAACAGGTGCGCCCGCTGGTGCCCTGA
- a CDS encoding methyltransferase domain-containing protein yields MAPDRDHRHPNPLPRTRPRSFEDLVAEGAAVPTEGWDFSWFAGRATEERPSWGYAVSLADRLAGADAVLDVQTGGGEVFDFALGRAARVPALLAATEGWPPNVAKATALLRPRGAVVVAAGEAAPLPFAEGAFDLVASRHPVRPHWAEIVRVLRPGGTYFAQHVGPASVFELVEWFLGPQPEATRTARDPGRERVEAEAAGLDVVALRAERLRMEFHDIAAVVHFLRKVVWMVPGFTVEAYEDRLRELHGRIAADGPFVAYSARHLFEARKPV; encoded by the coding sequence ATGGCACCAGACCGCGACCACCGCCACCCGAACCCCCTTCCGCGCACCCGCCCCCGCTCGTTCGAGGACCTCGTGGCCGAAGGTGCCGCCGTCCCCACCGAGGGGTGGGACTTCTCGTGGTTCGCGGGGCGGGCCACCGAGGAGCGGCCCTCCTGGGGGTACGCCGTGTCGCTGGCGGACCGGCTGGCCGGCGCGGACGCGGTGCTCGACGTGCAGACCGGGGGCGGAGAGGTGTTCGACTTCGCGCTCGGGCGGGCCGCGCGGGTCCCGGCGCTGCTCGCGGCCACCGAGGGCTGGCCGCCGAACGTGGCGAAGGCCACCGCGCTGCTGCGTCCGCGCGGCGCCGTGGTGGTCGCCGCCGGCGAGGCCGCGCCGCTGCCGTTCGCCGAGGGCGCCTTCGACCTGGTGGCGAGCAGGCACCCGGTCCGCCCGCACTGGGCGGAGATCGTCCGCGTACTGCGCCCCGGGGGCACGTACTTCGCCCAGCACGTGGGACCGGCCAGCGTCTTCGAACTCGTCGAGTGGTTCCTGGGGCCGCAGCCCGAGGCGACCCGCACCGCCCGGGACCCCGGCCGGGAGCGCGTGGAGGCGGAGGCGGCCGGACTCGACGTGGTCGCGCTGCGGGCCGAGCGGCTGCGCATGGAGTTCCACGACATCGCGGCCGTCGTCCACTTCCTGCGCAAGGTGGTCTGGATGGTCCCCGGCTTCACGGTCGAGGCGTACGAGGACCGGCTGCGCGAGCTGCACGGGCGGATCGCGGCGGACGGCCCGTTCGTGGCGTACAGCGCGCGCCACCTTTTCGAGGCGCGCAAGCCGGTCTGA
- a CDS encoding isoprenyl transferase translates to MNLRDKLRSLLVRLYARRVEGHLDHAQVPKHIGVIMDGNRRWAKAAGSTTVHGHRAGAEKIEEFLGWCTETDVEVVTLWLLSTDNFDRPQEELVPLLGIIEGVVRALAADGRWRVHHVGTMDLLPSGMQAVLKEAEEATADVEGIVVNVAIGYGGRQEIADAVRSMLCEAHDRGTSLEDLAEAVDVEMIGRHLYTRAQPDPDLVIRTSGEQRLSGFMLWQTAHSEYYFCEVFWPAFRKVDFLRALRDYAARHRRYGG, encoded by the coding sequence GTGAACCTGCGCGACAAGCTGCGCAGCCTGCTGGTCAGGCTGTACGCGCGCCGGGTGGAAGGCCACCTGGACCACGCTCAGGTGCCCAAGCACATCGGCGTCATCATGGACGGCAACCGACGCTGGGCCAAGGCCGCGGGTTCCACCACCGTCCACGGACACCGGGCGGGTGCCGAGAAGATCGAGGAGTTCCTCGGCTGGTGCACCGAGACGGACGTCGAGGTCGTCACCCTCTGGCTGCTGTCGACGGACAACTTCGACCGCCCCCAGGAGGAGCTGGTCCCGCTCCTCGGCATCATCGAGGGCGTCGTGCGCGCCCTGGCCGCCGACGGCCGCTGGCGCGTGCACCACGTCGGCACCATGGACCTGCTCCCGTCCGGCATGCAGGCCGTGCTCAAGGAGGCCGAGGAGGCCACCGCCGACGTCGAGGGCATAGTGGTCAACGTGGCCATCGGCTACGGCGGCCGGCAGGAGATCGCCGACGCCGTGCGCTCCATGCTCTGCGAGGCCCACGACCGGGGCACCTCCCTGGAGGACCTCGCCGAGGCCGTCGACGTCGAGATGATCGGCCGGCACCTCTACACCCGGGCCCAGCCCGACCCCGACCTCGTCATCCGCACCAGCGGCGAGCAGCGGCTGTCCGGATTCATGCTCTGGCAGACCGCGCACTCGGAGTACTACTTCTGCGAGGTCTTCTGGCCGGCCTTCCGCAAGGTCGACTTCCTGCGCGCGCTGCGCGACTACGCGGCCCGCCACCGCCGCTACGGGGGCTGA
- a CDS encoding PhoH family protein has translation MVTSTKRHKPDRRTYVLDTSVLLADPNALTRFDEHEVVLPIVVVTELEAKRHHPELGYFARQALRLLDDYRVRHGRLDAPIPIGDLGGTIRVELNHSDPSVLPTGYRLGDNDSRILAVARNLQAEGYDVTVVSKDLPLRIKASSVGLLAEEYRAELAITDASGWTGMSELTLPAEQVDALFEEGRVHVPEAAALPVHTGLTIHSERGKALGRVTPDGDVRLVRGDREVFGIKGRSAEQRIALDLLLDPDIGIVSMGGRAGTGKSALALCAGLEAVLERRQHQKVMVFRPLYAVGGQELGYLPGTEAEKMSPWAQAVFDTLSAVTSREVIEEVTARGMLEVLPLTHIRGRSLHDAFVIVDEAQSLERNVLLTVLSRIGADSRVVLTHDVAQRDNLRVGRYDGVVAVVEKLKGHPLFAHVTLTRSERSQIAALVTEMLEDGHI, from the coding sequence GTGGTGACCAGCACAAAGCGCCACAAGCCAGACCGGCGCACCTACGTCCTCGACACCAGCGTCCTGCTGGCGGACCCGAACGCCCTGACCCGCTTCGACGAGCACGAGGTCGTGCTCCCCATCGTCGTGGTCACGGAACTGGAGGCCAAGCGGCACCATCCCGAACTCGGCTATTTCGCCCGGCAGGCGCTGCGCCTGCTGGACGACTACCGGGTCCGGCACGGTCGCCTCGACGCCCCCATCCCGATCGGGGACCTCGGCGGCACGATCCGGGTCGAGCTGAACCACTCGGACCCCAGCGTGCTGCCCACCGGCTACCGCCTGGGGGACAACGACTCCCGCATCCTCGCGGTCGCCCGCAACCTCCAGGCCGAGGGGTACGACGTCACCGTCGTCTCGAAGGACCTGCCGCTGCGGATCAAGGCGTCCTCGGTGGGGCTGCTCGCCGAGGAGTACCGGGCGGAACTCGCCATCACGGACGCCTCCGGCTGGACCGGGATGTCCGAACTCACGCTCCCCGCCGAGCAGGTGGACGCCCTCTTCGAGGAGGGCCGCGTCCATGTCCCCGAGGCCGCCGCGCTGCCCGTGCACACCGGGCTGACGATCCATTCGGAGCGCGGCAAGGCCCTCGGGCGGGTCACCCCCGACGGCGACGTCCGGCTGGTGCGCGGGGACCGCGAGGTCTTCGGCATCAAGGGCCGCAGTGCCGAGCAGCGGATCGCGCTCGATCTGCTGCTCGACCCGGACATCGGGATCGTGTCGATGGGCGGCCGGGCCGGCACCGGCAAGTCGGCGCTCGCCCTGTGCGCCGGTCTGGAGGCGGTGCTGGAGCGCCGTCAGCACCAGAAGGTGATGGTCTTCCGCCCGCTGTACGCGGTCGGCGGGCAGGAGCTGGGCTATCTGCCCGGCACCGAGGCGGAGAAGATGAGCCCGTGGGCGCAGGCCGTCTTCGACACGCTGTCGGCGGTCACCTCGCGCGAGGTCATCGAGGAGGTCACCGCGCGCGGCATGCTGGAGGTGCTGCCGCTCACCCACATCCGCGGCCGGTCCCTGCACGACGCGTTCGTCATCGTGGACGAGGCGCAGTCCCTGGAGCGCAACGTCCTGCTGACGGTGCTGTCCCGGATCGGCGCGGACTCCCGGGTGGTGCTCACCCATGACGTGGCGCAGCGGGACAACCTGCGGGTCGGCCGCTACGACGGAGTCGTCGCCGTGGTGGAGAAACTGAAGGGGCATCCGCTCTTCGCGCATGTCACCCTGACCCGTTCCGAGCGGTCGCAGATCGCGGCCCTGGTGACCGAGATGCTGGAGGACGGGCACATCTGA
- a CDS encoding transglycosylase SLT domain-containing protein, with protein sequence MSRISVRGFAVASATAVTAVGSVVGVASGSTAQNNDVEATAADATLLADIPVGQQAPVQTASLTQQADVQAIAADADAKKDAEEAARKAAAETAIAKKKDAEKAAQEAKEREEREKATTRSTRDASDFPAQGSYTVAQVQAIARQIVPSGQFQCFSNIVDHESTWNYRAVNPSSGAYGLVQALPAGKMASAGADWQTNPATQIKWGLNYMNVRYGSPCGAWSYWMANHSY encoded by the coding sequence GTGAGCCGGATCTCGGTCCGGGGATTCGCAGTGGCCTCCGCCACCGCGGTCACCGCTGTCGGAAGCGTCGTCGGTGTTGCCTCGGGCAGCACCGCCCAGAACAACGACGTCGAGGCGACGGCAGCCGACGCCACACTCCTCGCGGACATCCCGGTGGGCCAGCAGGCCCCCGTGCAGACCGCGTCCCTGACGCAGCAGGCGGACGTCCAGGCCATCGCCGCGGACGCCGACGCCAAGAAGGACGCCGAGGAGGCGGCCCGCAAGGCAGCCGCCGAGACCGCGATCGCCAAGAAGAAGGACGCCGAGAAGGCGGCCCAGGAGGCCAAGGAGCGGGAGGAGCGCGAGAAGGCGACCACCCGCAGCACCCGGGACGCCTCCGACTTCCCCGCCCAGGGCTCCTACACCGTGGCCCAGGTGCAGGCGATCGCCCGGCAGATCGTGCCGAGCGGCCAGTTCCAGTGCTTCAGCAACATCGTGGACCACGAGTCCACCTGGAACTACCGGGCGGTCAATCCCTCCTCGGGCGCGTACGGCCTCGTCCAGGCGCTGCCCGCGGGCAAGATGGCCTCCGCGGGCGCCGACTGGCAGACCAACCCGGCCACTCAGATCAAGTGGGGCCTCAACTACATGAACGTCCGCTACGGCAGCCCGTGCGGTGCCTGGTCGTACTGGATGGCGAACCACAGCTACTGA
- a CDS encoding AI-2E family transporter: MSRVPQWLGRLGAGLTEMGERLDERRAEVEQEHTGPGPERPAEPVPAAEPEHVTVVPVRPDPAQAVPWGVRVAAEAGWRVLVLAGTVWVLMKVISAVQLVVLAFVAALLITALLQPTVARLRRYGLPRGPATALTAILGFVIMGLIGWFVTWQVMENIDNLSNQIQAGIDDLRKWLLNSPFHVTDKQINQIAKSLRDAIGANTDQITSAGLEGVTVIVEALTGILLTMFSTLFLLYDGRRIWEWTLKLVPAAARPGVAGAGPRAWRTLTAYVRGTVIVAMIDAIFIGLGIYFLNVPMAVPLAVFIFLFAFIPLVGAVVSGALAVVVALVTQGVFTAVMTLVVVLAVQQIEGHILQPFILGRAVRVHPLAVVLSVAAGGLVAGIGGAVVAVPLVAVTNTVVGYLRQYARKAALRQTQQRPTGAPAATAVVGAPAALPVTAAPAEPSAPAVPPGVTPPSTGTLPDGPAQTPPPAIEET, from the coding sequence ATGTCGCGAGTTCCACAATGGCTCGGCCGGCTCGGCGCCGGACTGACCGAGATGGGTGAGCGGTTGGACGAGCGGCGGGCCGAGGTGGAGCAGGAACACACCGGGCCCGGTCCCGAGCGCCCCGCCGAACCGGTACCGGCCGCCGAACCCGAACACGTGACGGTCGTCCCGGTCCGCCCCGACCCCGCTCAGGCCGTGCCCTGGGGCGTGCGGGTGGCCGCCGAGGCCGGCTGGCGCGTCCTCGTCCTCGCCGGCACCGTCTGGGTGCTGATGAAGGTGATCAGCGCCGTCCAGCTCGTGGTGCTGGCCTTCGTCGCCGCGCTGCTGATCACGGCGCTGCTCCAGCCCACCGTGGCCCGGCTGCGCCGCTACGGGCTGCCGCGCGGACCGGCCACCGCGCTCACCGCGATCCTCGGCTTCGTCATCATGGGCCTGATCGGCTGGTTCGTGACCTGGCAGGTCATGGAGAACATCGACAACCTCTCCAACCAGATCCAGGCCGGCATCGACGATCTGCGCAAGTGGCTGCTGAACAGCCCCTTCCACGTCACCGACAAGCAGATCAACCAGATCGCCAAGAGCCTGAGGGACGCCATCGGCGCCAACACCGACCAGATAACGTCGGCCGGACTTGAGGGCGTCACGGTCATCGTGGAGGCCCTGACCGGGATCCTGCTGACCATGTTCTCGACGCTGTTCCTGCTCTACGACGGACGGCGCATCTGGGAGTGGACGCTGAAGCTGGTGCCGGCGGCGGCCCGTCCGGGCGTGGCCGGGGCCGGTCCGCGCGCCTGGCGCACGCTGACGGCGTATGTGCGCGGCACGGTGATCGTGGCCATGATCGACGCGATCTTCATCGGGCTCGGGATCTACTTCCTGAACGTGCCGATGGCGGTGCCGCTGGCCGTGTTCATCTTCCTGTTCGCCTTCATCCCGCTGGTCGGCGCGGTGGTGTCCGGTGCGCTCGCGGTGGTGGTCGCGCTGGTCACCCAGGGGGTGTTCACCGCGGTGATGACGCTCGTCGTCGTGCTCGCCGTGCAGCAGATCGAGGGACACATCCTCCAGCCGTTCATCCTGGGCCGCGCGGTGCGGGTGCATCCGCTGGCCGTGGTGCTCTCCGTCGCGGCGGGCGGTCTGGTCGCCGGGATCGGCGGCGCGGTGGTGGCCGTGCCGCTGGTGGCGGTGACCAACACGGTGGTCGGCTATCTGCGCCAGTACGCCCGGAAGGCGGCGCTGCGGCAGACGCAGCAGCGGCCGACGGGCGCGCCGGCCGCGACCGCCGTAGTCGGCGCACCGGCGGCCCTTCCCGTCACGGCGGCCCCGGCGGAGCCGTCCGCACCGGCCGTGCCGCCCGGGGTCACCCCGCCCTCCACGGGCACTCTGCCGGACGGCCCGGCGCAGACCCCGCCGCCCGCCATCGAGGAGACGTAG
- a CDS encoding alkyl hydroperoxide reductase encodes MSLDSLKAAVPDYAKDLKLNLGSVIGNSDLPAQQLWGTVLATAIASRSPIVLRELEPEAKANLTPEAYTAAKSAAAIMAMNNVFYRTRHLLSDHEYGTLRAGLRMNVIGNPGVDKTDFELWSFAVSAINGCGMCLDSHEQVLRKAGVDREVVQEAFKIASVVQAVGVTLEAEAVLSE; translated from the coding sequence ATGTCCCTCGACTCCCTGAAGGCCGCGGTCCCGGACTACGCCAAGGACCTGAAGCTCAACCTCGGCTCGGTCATCGGCAACAGCGACCTGCCCGCGCAGCAGCTGTGGGGCACGGTGCTGGCCACGGCCATCGCCTCGCGTTCGCCGATCGTGCTGCGCGAGCTGGAGCCGGAGGCGAAGGCCAACCTCACGCCGGAGGCGTACACGGCGGCCAAGTCCGCCGCCGCGATCATGGCGATGAACAACGTCTTCTACCGCACCCGGCACCTGCTGTCGGACCACGAGTACGGCACCCTGCGCGCCGGGCTGCGGATGAACGTCATCGGCAACCCCGGTGTCGACAAGACCGACTTCGAGCTGTGGTCCTTCGCCGTCTCGGCGATCAACGGCTGCGGCATGTGCCTGGACTCGCACGAGCAGGTGCTGCGCAAGGCGGGCGTCGACCGTGAGGTCGTCCAGGAAGCCTTCAAGATCGCCTCGGTCGTGCAGGCCGTCGGTGTGACGCTGGAGGCGGAGGCCGTCCTTTCCGAGTGA
- a CDS encoding peroxiredoxin has protein sequence MLTVGDKFPEFELTACVSLEKGAEFEKIDHKTYEGKWKVIFAWPKDFTFVCPTEIAAFGKLNDEFADRDAQILGFSGDSEFVHHAWRKDHDDLRDLPFPMMADSKHELMRELGIEDEDGFAKRAVFVVDQNNEIQFSMVTAGSVGRNPKEVLRVLDALQTDELCPCNWSKGDETLDPVALLAGE, from the coding sequence GTGCTCACTGTCGGTGACAAGTTCCCCGAGTTCGAACTGACCGCCTGCGTCTCGCTGGAGAAGGGCGCCGAGTTCGAGAAGATCGACCACAAGACCTACGAGGGCAAGTGGAAGGTGATCTTCGCCTGGCCCAAGGACTTCACCTTCGTGTGCCCGACCGAGATCGCCGCCTTCGGCAAGCTGAACGACGAGTTCGCCGACCGCGACGCCCAGATCCTCGGCTTCTCCGGTGACTCGGAGTTCGTCCACCACGCCTGGCGCAAGGACCACGACGACCTGCGCGACCTGCCCTTCCCGATGATGGCCGACTCCAAGCACGAGCTGATGCGCGAGCTGGGCATCGAGGACGAGGACGGCTTCGCCAAGCGCGCGGTCTTCGTCGTGGACCAGAACAACGAGATCCAGTTCTCCATGGTGACGGCGGGCTCGGTCGGCCGTAACCCCAAGGAGGTCCTGCGGGTCCTGGACGCGCTCCAGACGGACGAGCTGTGCCCGTGCAACTGGAGCAAGGGCGACGAGACCCTCGACCCGGTCGCGCTGCTGGCTGGTGAGTGA
- a CDS encoding LysR substrate-binding domain-containing protein, whose amino-acid sequence MTVGNAARRRPLPSLSQLRAFAAVAEHLHFRDAAAAIGMSQPALSGAVSALEETLGVTLVERTTRKVLLSPAGERLAVRAKAVLDEVGALIEDAEAVRAPFTGVLRLGVIPTVAPYLLPTVLRLVHDRYPDLDLQVHEEQTASLLDGLSGGRLDLLLLAVPLGVPGVTELPLFDEDFVLVTPLDHRLGGREGIPRESLRELNLLLLDEGHCLRDQALDICREAGREDAPVTTTAAGLSTLVQLVAGGLGCTLLPRTALKVEISRSNQLLTGYFADPAPARRIALAMRTGAARAAEYTQLATALRTDLRALPVRVLDTGA is encoded by the coding sequence GTGACTGTCGGTAATGCCGCACGGCGCAGGCCCCTGCCCAGCCTCTCCCAGCTCCGCGCCTTCGCGGCCGTCGCCGAGCATCTGCACTTCCGGGACGCCGCCGCCGCGATCGGCATGAGCCAGCCGGCGCTCTCCGGTGCCGTCTCCGCCCTGGAGGAGACCCTCGGCGTCACGCTGGTGGAGCGTACGACCCGGAAGGTGCTGCTCTCGCCCGCCGGTGAACGCCTCGCCGTGCGGGCCAAGGCGGTCCTGGACGAGGTCGGCGCGCTGATCGAGGACGCCGAGGCGGTCCGGGCGCCCTTCACCGGCGTCCTGCGGCTCGGCGTCATCCCCACCGTCGCGCCCTATCTGCTGCCCACGGTCCTGCGCCTGGTCCACGACCGCTATCCCGACCTCGACCTCCAGGTCCACGAGGAGCAGACCGCGAGCCTGCTGGACGGGCTGTCCGGCGGACGCCTCGACCTGCTGCTGCTCGCCGTGCCGCTCGGCGTTCCCGGCGTCACCGAACTCCCGCTGTTCGACGAGGACTTCGTGCTGGTCACCCCGCTCGACCACCGGCTCGGCGGCCGCGAGGGCATACCCCGCGAGTCCCTCAGGGAACTGAACCTGCTGCTCCTGGACGAGGGCCACTGCCTGCGCGACCAGGCGCTGGACATCTGCCGCGAGGCCGGGCGCGAGGACGCCCCGGTGACCACCACCGCCGCCGGTCTGTCCACCCTGGTCCAGCTCGTCGCCGGGGGCCTGGGCTGCACCCTGCTGCCGCGCACCGCGCTCAAGGTGGAGATCTCCCGCAGCAACCAGCTCCTCACCGGCTACTTCGCCGATCCCGCCCCGGCCCGCCGGATCGCCCTGGCCATGCGCACCGGCGCCGCCCGCGCCGCCGAGTACACCCAGCTCGCCACCGCCCTGCGCACCGACCTGCGCGCCCTGCCGGTCCGGGTCCTGGACACCGGGGCCTGA